In one window of Tellurirhabdus rosea DNA:
- a CDS encoding sugar transferase, which yields MGKRAFDLLIAILVIVLVLTWLIPLLGALIRLTSRGPVFFVQLRTGRNGQHFRCLKLRTMVHGCSDGFQQTTLNDPRVTKVGRFLRRSNLDELPQVLNVLMGEMSIVGPRPHAIQHDAQYWNTLPGYRDRYLVKPGITGLAQVRGCRGETTRLQQMRHRVRLDHWYIEKVTLGLDLKICWWTVRNMLTGDKDAW from the coding sequence GTGGGGAAGCGTGCCTTCGATTTATTGATTGCGATTCTCGTCATCGTGCTCGTGCTTACCTGGCTTATTCCGCTCCTCGGTGCGCTGATTCGGCTTACGTCCCGGGGGCCGGTCTTCTTTGTGCAACTGCGGACAGGCCGCAACGGCCAGCATTTCCGGTGCCTGAAACTCCGGACGATGGTCCATGGCTGCAGTGACGGGTTTCAGCAGACTACCCTCAACGACCCCCGCGTCACTAAAGTGGGCCGCTTTCTCCGGAGATCGAATCTGGACGAACTTCCCCAGGTGCTGAACGTCCTCATGGGCGAAATGAGCATCGTGGGGCCCCGTCCGCACGCCATTCAGCACGACGCCCAGTACTGGAACACGCTGCCCGGCTACCGCGACCGGTATCTGGTCAAGCCGGGGATTACCGGGCTGGCGCAGGTGCGCGGGTGTCGGGGAGAAACCACCCGGCTCCAGCAGATGCGCCACCGCGTCCGCCTGGACCATTGGTACATCGAAAAAGTCACGCTGGGGCTGGACCTTAAAATCTGCTGGTGGACTGTACGCAATATGCTGACCGGAGACAAAGACGCCTGGTAA
- a CDS encoding glycosyltransferase, which produces MEPGRDGVGDYTRRLAGELARQGHAVACVALNDLFVTSEFDGRQYSEGVLVPTLRLPTGLSESARFEHARHWIARFTPDWISLQFVPFSFHPKGLPLGLPYRLASLGKGCKWHVMLHELWVGMDTDAPLKHIWWGGAQRFIIKSLLSRLKPSVVHTQSHLYLAYLAELGVQAEHLPLFSNIPLLSTPLPETGERADGTPTDTLVLFGGIHPGAPVEDLAAEAAHYSRSQAIRVKLMIVGRCGTEQERWAAVWRAHKLPVEIAGEQSAEQISAILRRASLGIATTPMALIEKSGAVSAMRAHGLTVLCVARRWHPRGGLQVQAPSGVIEYRKGSLTACLDSGLVQQGADNQSDVVSAQLSNRLLRVV; this is translated from the coding sequence ATGGAGCCCGGGCGCGATGGCGTCGGCGATTATACACGCAGGCTGGCCGGAGAACTGGCCCGGCAAGGTCATGCCGTGGCCTGCGTGGCGCTGAACGACCTGTTTGTGACGTCCGAGTTTGACGGCAGGCAATACAGTGAAGGCGTACTGGTTCCTACGCTGCGACTGCCTACCGGCCTGTCGGAGTCGGCGCGGTTTGAGCACGCCCGCCATTGGATCGCCCGCTTTACTCCGGATTGGATCAGCCTGCAGTTTGTGCCTTTTTCGTTTCACCCCAAAGGCTTGCCCCTGGGCCTTCCGTACCGGCTGGCAAGCCTCGGCAAGGGGTGCAAGTGGCACGTGATGCTGCATGAACTGTGGGTCGGCATGGATACGGATGCGCCCCTGAAACATATCTGGTGGGGTGGCGCCCAGCGGTTTATCATCAAATCGTTGCTGAGCCGGCTAAAACCCTCGGTCGTGCACACGCAGAGCCACCTGTATCTGGCGTACCTGGCAGAACTGGGCGTGCAGGCCGAACACCTCCCGCTGTTCTCGAATATCCCGCTGCTTTCGACGCCCCTGCCGGAAACCGGCGAGCGGGCAGACGGTACACCGACGGACACACTCGTGCTGTTTGGCGGAATCCATCCTGGTGCGCCGGTGGAGGACCTGGCGGCAGAGGCGGCCCACTACTCCCGCAGCCAGGCGATCCGGGTAAAGCTGATGATCGTCGGACGCTGTGGGACGGAACAGGAACGCTGGGCCGCTGTCTGGAGAGCGCACAAACTGCCCGTCGAAATTGCCGGTGAGCAATCCGCGGAACAGATCTCGGCCATCCTGAGGCGGGCTTCGCTGGGGATTGCCACCACGCCGATGGCGCTGATCGAAAAAAGCGGGGCGGTGTCCGCCATGCGCGCGCACGGCCTGACGGTGCTCTGTGTCGCCCGTCGCTGGCACCCCCGGGGGGGCTTGCAGGTGCAGGCTCCGTCCGGCGTCATTGAGTACCGCAAAGGCAGTCTGACGGCCTGCCTCGATTCGGGGCTGGTGCAGCAGGGCGCTGATAATCAGAGTGATGTTGTTTCTGCTCAATTGAGTAACAGACTTTTAAGGGTGGTGTAA
- a CDS encoding acyltransferase: protein MASLRYLWAHRARFPISSARFYRAWGKRVFSLPELVSRNRQRSALARKGASIAETAEIGQADIQGRFDLLSIGANSFLGRVTIALHGKVQIGEHVCVNDGVEILTASHDVTDPEWKHVVAEITIEDYAWIGTGAMLLPGVRIGRGAVVGARAVVSKSVPPGAIVVGNPARPVPKSRCEEFSYNPCEFLAANRAWLLG from the coding sequence ATGGCGAGCCTTCGTTATTTGTGGGCGCACCGGGCCCGCTTTCCGATCAGTTCGGCTCGCTTTTACCGGGCCTGGGGGAAACGGGTGTTTTCGCTGCCGGAACTGGTGAGCCGGAATCGACAGCGGTCGGCTCTGGCCCGAAAAGGGGCATCCATTGCCGAGACGGCCGAGATCGGCCAGGCGGACATTCAGGGCCGGTTCGATCTGCTGAGCATCGGTGCCAATTCGTTTCTGGGTCGGGTCACAATCGCCCTGCACGGGAAAGTACAGATTGGGGAACACGTTTGTGTCAACGACGGTGTCGAAATTCTGACGGCTTCGCACGACGTAACGGACCCGGAATGGAAGCACGTGGTGGCAGAGATTACGATTGAGGATTACGCCTGGATTGGCACCGGGGCCATGCTGCTGCCGGGGGTGCGCATCGGCCGGGGGGCCGTGGTGGGCGCGCGGGCCGTGGTGAGCAAATCGGTGCCGCCGGGCGCGATCGTGGTCGGCAATCCGGCCCGGCCCGTTCCGAAGTCGCGTTGTGAGGAATTTAGCTATAATCCCTGTGAATTTTTAGCCGCAAACCGGGCCTGGCTGCTCGGATAA
- a CDS encoding glycosyltransferase family 4 protein → MKILISHLTGNANVKAAASGLLRADMLGGFYVSMATFPDSLSGRLAELKPLAELRRRSFHPAFKPFVRTWPWFELGRILALKSGLYQRTQNPFDIDRVVQNFDRHVAARLSAEASKGINAVYGYEDTIGFSFREAKRLGMTCLYDLPIGYWRAAHQVFEAEKERWPAWAPTLTGLADPAEKLARKDEELRMADQIFVASSFTARTLEAFPGTLAPVEVIPYGFPPVNTAKPEGHRPGTGRPLQLLFVGSLSQRKGIANLFEAVEKIGPRHVELTLVGQKTTSDCPALEAALERHRWFPSMPHADILTLMRQSDVLVFPSLFEGFGLVITEAMSQGTPVITTDRTIGPDVIRHGENGWLIQAGATEALIEAIEELLIKPESMAEAGREAILTAAARPWERYGQELAAAIQTMWAAETKRC, encoded by the coding sequence ATGAAGATACTGATATCCCATCTTACCGGAAACGCCAATGTGAAAGCCGCCGCTTCCGGCCTGCTTCGGGCCGATATGCTGGGTGGGTTTTACGTGTCGATGGCTACGTTTCCGGATAGTCTTTCCGGTCGGCTGGCGGAGCTTAAACCGCTGGCCGAATTGCGGCGCCGCAGTTTTCACCCGGCCTTCAAACCGTTCGTGCGCACCTGGCCGTGGTTCGAACTCGGCCGTATTCTGGCGCTCAAATCCGGACTTTACCAGCGAACCCAGAACCCGTTCGACATCGACCGGGTCGTTCAGAATTTCGACCGCCACGTGGCTGCCCGCCTGAGCGCCGAAGCCAGCAAAGGAATCAACGCCGTCTACGGTTACGAGGATACCATCGGCTTCTCGTTTCGGGAAGCCAAACGGCTGGGGATGACCTGTCTGTATGACCTGCCTATCGGTTACTGGCGGGCGGCCCATCAGGTTTTCGAAGCTGAAAAAGAACGGTGGCCGGCATGGGCTCCAACCTTGACTGGCCTTGCTGACCCCGCCGAAAAACTCGCCCGCAAGGACGAAGAGCTCAGGATGGCCGATCAGATTTTTGTGGCCAGCAGTTTCACGGCCCGAACGCTGGAAGCTTTTCCCGGTACACTCGCGCCGGTGGAGGTGATTCCCTACGGTTTTCCGCCGGTAAATACGGCCAAACCGGAAGGGCACCGGCCAGGCACCGGACGTCCGTTACAACTCCTCTTTGTGGGTAGTTTGTCGCAGCGCAAAGGAATCGCCAATCTTTTTGAGGCCGTGGAAAAGATCGGGCCGCGGCATGTCGAACTGACGCTGGTGGGCCAGAAAACCACGTCGGACTGTCCCGCGCTGGAAGCGGCCCTGGAGCGGCACCGCTGGTTTCCCTCCATGCCCCATGCCGACATTCTGACCCTGATGCGACAAAGCGACGTGCTGGTGTTCCCCTCCCTTTTCGAAGGATTTGGGCTTGTGATAACCGAAGCAATGTCGCAGGGAACACCGGTCATCACCACCGACCGCACCATTGGTCCGGATGTGATCCGGCACGGAGAAAACGGCTGGCTGATCCAGGCCGGAGCCACCGAAGCCCTGATTGAAGCCATTGAAGAGCTTCTGATCAAACCGGAAAGCATGGCGGAGGCCGGACGGGAGGCCATCCTGACGGCGGCGGCCCGGCCGTGGGAAAGATACGGGCAGGAACTGGCGGCGGCCATCCAGACTATGTGGGCCGCGGAAACGAAACGTTGTTGA
- a CDS encoding MATE family efflux transporter, producing the protein MKALAQYIHTRTAHAQWLEWGRLITLTGSAQIAVQAIGLISGILVIRLLSTGEYALYTLANTMLGTMTVLADGGISSGVMAQGGKVWQDRQKLGAVMATGLQLRRTFGAVSLVVSVPVLFYLLHQHGADWLTAGLIVAALIPAFLAGLTGELLKVAPSLRQDIPVLQKNNVAVNLGRLALLLPGLLVFPFASVAILAAGIPQVFGNTHIKKISEGYADWRQASDPELRKQILKFVQRILPGSIYYCLSGQITIWLISLLGTTTAVAQIGALGRLAVVLTLINTVFGTLIAPRFARLDNQKGLLVGAYIKIHVALVAICLVIVGFVWLFQTQILWLLGSEYMGLGHELVLNTIGSCIGLIAGISFRIYTSRGWAIAPVLSIPINFLSILIGVYAIDLSTLAGVLYFNIFISVVQAIINGSYGMIKVLKS; encoded by the coding sequence ATGAAAGCACTGGCACAATACATCCATACCCGGACAGCCCACGCCCAATGGCTGGAGTGGGGCAGATTGATTACCCTTACCGGCTCGGCCCAGATTGCTGTTCAGGCCATAGGGCTGATAAGCGGCATTCTGGTCATCCGGCTGCTGTCTACCGGCGAGTATGCGCTGTATACGCTGGCCAATACCATGCTGGGAACAATGACCGTACTCGCCGACGGTGGCATCTCCTCCGGGGTGATGGCCCAGGGAGGAAAGGTCTGGCAGGACCGGCAAAAACTGGGCGCGGTGATGGCAACCGGCCTGCAATTGCGCCGGACGTTCGGGGCCGTCAGTCTGGTGGTATCGGTCCCAGTCCTGTTTTATCTGCTCCACCAGCACGGAGCCGACTGGCTGACGGCCGGACTGATCGTGGCCGCCCTGATTCCCGCTTTCCTCGCCGGCCTGACCGGCGAACTGCTCAAGGTAGCGCCCAGCCTGCGCCAGGACATTCCCGTTTTGCAGAAAAACAACGTAGCCGTCAATCTGGGCCGTCTGGCGTTGCTGCTGCCGGGCTTACTGGTCTTTCCGTTTGCTTCGGTCGCCATTCTGGCGGCCGGGATTCCGCAGGTTTTTGGAAACACCCATATAAAGAAAATCTCCGAAGGCTATGCCGACTGGCGGCAGGCTTCAGACCCCGAGCTCAGAAAACAAATCCTGAAGTTTGTCCAGCGCATCCTGCCCGGATCGATTTACTACTGTTTGTCGGGTCAGATCACTATCTGGCTCATTTCGCTGCTGGGCACGACCACGGCGGTGGCGCAGATCGGGGCGTTGGGGCGTCTGGCCGTTGTGCTGACGTTGATCAACACCGTCTTCGGGACGCTCATTGCTCCCCGTTTTGCCCGGCTGGATAATCAGAAAGGCCTTCTGGTGGGGGCATACATCAAAATTCACGTTGCGCTGGTGGCGATCTGCCTCGTTATTGTGGGCTTTGTGTGGTTATTCCAGACGCAGATATTATGGCTTTTGGGTAGCGAATACATGGGCTTGGGCCACGAACTGGTCTTAAATACAATCGGCAGTTGTATCGGCCTGATTGCCGGGATATCTTTCCGGATTTACACCAGTCGGGGCTGGGCGATTGCGCCGGTTTTGTCAATTCCAATAAATTTCCTATCCATTCTGATTGGCGTTTATGCAATAGACCTTTCGACCCTGGCAGGGGTATTATATTTTAATATCTTTATCTCAGTAGTGCAGGCCATAATCAACGGGTCTTATGGAATGATTAAAGTTCTTAAAAGTTAA
- a CDS encoding glycosyltransferase family 4 protein translates to MKVKWDIPLLEGYEYRFFRNYSPKKSELGSFWGLINLGILWNLFTAPRSVIVVHGWNYFTHFFVLLLGKLRGHTVCLRCEMPFSQELLKKGLKQRIKQAGLKYILFPRVDFFLYIGTQNRMFYESYGIAPGQLIFCPYSVDNRRFRNEFEKLKGDKTLIKSKIGVPADGKIILYSGKYVSKKRPLDVIEAFSRLSLPSTWLIMVGEGELRPEMERMIKENGLKNVVLTGFINQSAISEYYSISDVFVMSSEAGETWGLSVNEAMSFGLPVIVSDLTGCSSDLVQNGQNGYIFRTGDVNDLKDKLEQVLLNQRSFHREISRELIEKYSYQSVAANIQLAAV, encoded by the coding sequence GTGAAGGTTAAGTGGGACATCCCGCTTCTGGAAGGATATGAGTACCGTTTTTTCAGGAATTACTCCCCGAAAAAGTCAGAACTGGGCAGCTTCTGGGGGCTGATCAATCTGGGAATACTCTGGAATCTGTTTACGGCACCCCGTTCGGTTATTGTCGTTCATGGCTGGAATTACTTCACGCATTTTTTCGTCCTGCTGCTCGGCAAACTGAGAGGCCATACCGTCTGTCTCCGCTGTGAAATGCCATTCAGTCAGGAATTGCTGAAAAAGGGGCTCAAACAGCGAATAAAGCAGGCTGGTCTCAAATATATTCTCTTTCCGAGAGTCGATTTTTTCCTTTACATCGGCACCCAGAACCGTATGTTTTACGAAAGTTATGGCATTGCTCCGGGCCAGTTAATTTTCTGCCCTTATTCAGTCGATAACCGGCGATTCCGGAATGAATTTGAAAAATTAAAGGGAGACAAAACTTTAATTAAATCGAAAATAGGTGTTCCGGCCGACGGAAAAATTATCCTGTATTCGGGGAAATATGTAAGCAAAAAACGTCCGCTGGATGTCATCGAAGCCTTCAGCCGTTTGTCGCTGCCGAGTACCTGGCTGATTATGGTAGGAGAGGGCGAATTACGACCGGAAATGGAGCGAATGATTAAAGAGAATGGGCTTAAAAACGTCGTTCTGACTGGCTTTATCAACCAGTCTGCTATTTCGGAATATTATTCGATCAGTGATGTCTTCGTCATGTCTTCGGAAGCCGGCGAAACCTGGGGTTTGTCCGTAAACGAAGCCATGAGTTTTGGCCTTCCCGTTATCGTTTCGGACCTGACAGGGTGTTCGTCTGATCTCGTTCAGAACGGACAAAATGGATATATCTTCCGGACCGGTGATGTAAATGATCTAAAAGATAAGCTGGAACAGGTGCTGCTTAATCAACGCTCTTTTCACCGGGAAATCAGTCGCGAACTTATTGAAAAATATAGCTATCAATCGGTTGCCGCCAACATTCAGCTGGCCGCCGTTTGA
- a CDS encoding GumC family protein, giving the protein MEKVIQKLNLDIRYFKPATFGMLELYETSPVKVEVVNAYPVLYNKPLVLQFPNAETVLIDDKSYLLNKLIETPYGSLRILTKNTFDPSVKALQVQVMSLSSAAGDFIGRLSVKPTSESSSVLKLTLTDAFPERGKAVLNDLIAEYNKASVEDKKKGTAQTLEFINSRLALISGELSAVEKSIENYKSENGITDLGSQAESFLSSVKDNDSHLSQIDIQLASLDNLVNFVNSQPANRSGTPATLGLSDPLLVSLIQKMTQLEMERDQIARTTSPKNPMLQTIDSQILATRANIIDNIETMKEMLLGAHSQYKDKNKRMEEVIRTIPVKERRLLNITRQQLIKNNLYTYLLQKREETAITYGAVNSDARTLDLARSSGTPVKPVKSTIFVLFGMIGLLLPVLAIAGKELFNNRISSRQDVEATTPIPIMGEIVRKRQPGSIIVPDMSVAAEQIQMLRTNLQLARNRSGAASQVLLITSSISGEGKSFLTLNLGASLSMINQPTVILEMDLRRPTLRKMLGMENGPGINDYLNGVASLDDVLQPIAGLHNYYLIPSGSLVANPTVSLSSPRLAELIEELRQRFAYVLIDTPPSGLVTDAQLVAPFADTTLYLIRHNVTPKDHLRVLNSHYNGQKFQNLNIVLNGIGEDDNNYYSYTYRKGYSYKRLK; this is encoded by the coding sequence ATGGAAAAGGTTATCCAGAAGCTGAATCTGGATATTCGCTATTTTAAGCCCGCTACTTTTGGAATGCTGGAGCTGTACGAAACGTCTCCGGTTAAAGTTGAAGTTGTCAACGCTTATCCTGTTTTATATAATAAGCCGTTGGTATTACAATTTCCCAATGCGGAAACGGTGTTGATTGACGATAAATCATACCTGTTAAACAAGCTTATCGAAACACCATACGGCTCGCTTCGCATTCTTACAAAAAACACGTTTGACCCTTCGGTAAAGGCGCTTCAGGTTCAGGTGATGAGCTTGTCTTCCGCCGCGGGCGATTTCATCGGACGGCTGAGTGTCAAACCGACCAGCGAGTCATCTTCCGTGCTTAAACTGACATTGACCGACGCGTTTCCGGAGCGGGGAAAGGCTGTTCTGAACGACCTTATCGCCGAATACAACAAAGCATCCGTTGAGGATAAAAAGAAAGGAACGGCCCAGACGCTGGAGTTTATCAATAGCCGTCTGGCGCTGATTTCGGGCGAACTTTCGGCGGTGGAAAAGAGCATTGAAAATTACAAGTCAGAGAACGGAATCACGGATCTGGGCAGCCAGGCAGAATCTTTCCTGTCGAGTGTAAAAGATAACGACTCTCACCTGAGCCAGATCGACATTCAACTCGCGTCGCTCGACAATCTGGTCAATTTCGTCAACAGCCAGCCCGCCAATCGCAGTGGAACGCCCGCCACGCTGGGGCTGTCGGACCCGTTGCTGGTTTCTCTCATCCAGAAGATGACCCAGCTGGAAATGGAGCGCGACCAGATTGCCCGGACCACCTCGCCGAAAAACCCGATGCTCCAGACCATCGACAGCCAGATTCTGGCCACCCGGGCGAACATCATCGACAACATCGAAACCATGAAGGAGATGCTGCTGGGGGCTCATTCGCAGTATAAGGACAAGAACAAGCGGATGGAGGAAGTTATCCGGACGATTCCGGTCAAGGAGCGGCGACTGTTGAACATCACCCGGCAGCAACTGATCAAGAACAATCTGTATACCTACCTCCTGCAAAAGCGCGAGGAGACCGCCATTACTTACGGGGCGGTCAATTCCGATGCCCGGACGCTCGACCTGGCCCGCAGCAGCGGAACGCCGGTGAAGCCCGTGAAATCGACCATCTTCGTCCTCTTCGGCATGATCGGCCTCCTGCTGCCCGTGCTGGCCATTGCCGGGAAAGAACTGTTTAACAACCGGATCAGCAGCCGGCAGGATGTGGAAGCGACGACGCCCATCCCCATCATGGGCGAGATTGTCCGGAAGCGGCAGCCGGGCTCCATCATCGTCCCCGATATGTCGGTCGCGGCCGAGCAGATTCAGATGCTCCGTACCAACCTGCAGCTGGCCCGGAACCGCTCGGGAGCCGCCAGTCAGGTGCTGCTGATTACTTCCAGCATCAGCGGCGAGGGAAAATCATTTCTGACCCTGAATCTGGGGGCCAGCCTGTCCATGATTAACCAGCCGACGGTCATTCTGGAAATGGACCTGCGGCGGCCCACGCTCCGGAAAATGCTCGGCATGGAGAACGGACCGGGCATCAACGACTACCTCAATGGCGTGGCGTCGCTCGACGACGTTCTTCAGCCCATCGCCGGTCTGCACAACTACTACCTCATTCCCAGCGGCAGTCTGGTGGCTAATCCGACGGTTTCGCTCAGCAGCCCGCGTCTGGCGGAACTGATTGAGGAACTGCGACAACGGTTTGCTTACGTCCTGATTGATACGCCGCCCAGCGGTCTGGTCACCGACGCCCAACTCGTGGCTCCTTTTGCCGACACAACCTTGTACCTGATCCGGCACAACGTGACCCCGAAAGACCATCTCCGGGTGTTGAATTCGCACTACAATGGGCAGAAATTCCAGAACCTGAACATTGTGCTGAACGGCATCGGGGAAGACGACAACAATTACTACAGCTACACGTACCGAAAAGGGTATTCGTACAAACGTCTGAAATAG